A region of the Clavelina lepadiformis chromosome 9, kaClaLepa1.1, whole genome shotgun sequence genome:
atttaaacaataacGGAACGGCAACGCAatttttgtcttaatttatttatcttattattatttcatGTGGATTACAAGTGTGGCGGCTATCTTAGTTTAATTCATAGATAAACGGAAATAATTGAAACAAGTCTCTATAATTAGATGGGATCCAGTGACAGTTGAAAGTGTTACCTTGGGTTGAAATCGGACCAGTTGAAAACATTgtcattttgttaatttcCATCTCGATTAAAAATAGTGGCAGATGATTGAGATTATTTTCCACAGCGGTTAAACTTTCCtttgagaaaaaaaaaacctaatttgcaaaatcttgTTTAGATTCGACTTGATTATTATCGCTCTTGCTGGAAAGTGCGTGTGCATTATTAATATGTCCGCATTTTAGGTTTCAACCTAATTGCCATACCGCTTTGGTCTACTTCATGCGTGAAGGAATTTTAGAGAAAAAGGCCGCATGAAAGTCGAGGCTTGTTGTTAACCTCGCGCATATTAAGAAAACCTGACAGTATGTAAAGTCTGTGTTCTGGCTCATTTAAAACTCTGCGTAGAGAAGTTACCAAACGCATTTCTCCGCTTCTATTTCACGagaatttcttgttttggGCGAAAAGTCAGTTGAACGTATTTAGACCAATCTTCAGGTCATGTTTGTTTGCGATGAGTTTGAAGAGTTTGCGTTTAAAGTATGCTTTGTTATGCCAATGTGTGGGTTTAGTTTCTCGATGAGGGAATTATCAGAAGAAATATTGTTCCAATTACTTGCAGCAGACTCGAGTCCCAGCATTTGACTTTATTTACGTTAAGTGTTGgcagatttttttctttgcaaacaaAACCCATAAAGGAAAAAAAAGGAATGTCATCCAGTTCTTATTCATCAGTTATCGTTTATGACGAGATAGCCTATTAGATGTCTATGTTGTTGCAAGGTTTTAGCTAAACGATCAAAACCATGTTTTAAGCAAGAAGCGATCCGTCCCAGCCGCTTGATCAGGTTCAAGTGTTGTTTACTCGAGTTGACGCACTATGGTTTGTTTTAAACGTCTGTGTTAGATCGAAGAAGAGTCAATCACTGTATTAGTAGAAGCGCTTCGCTTCATTTGTTACTTGAGCAAAGTTGGTGGAAAAAGCGAAGTTttcttcaacattttttaacaCTTCTGGAGCTTACTAAACGGGTCTGATTTGACGAATttatattaaaatgaaaaatccaTCGAACTAAAAATCATCTAACTCTTTTGTTTACCGCACACATACCTTCGACCAACATACAGTAAACTCATTGCTTGTGTAAGCCTTGGGTTGGGTTCTTTATGACTCTCGCGTTGCTGTTGATGCATGAAGGCTATTGTGTGATTGTACGCGGCTGAGTGAACGTTTGAATTCTCAAACTGATTTTCGTTGTTGTGCTTCTGGCATGCAGGGAATGATTGCCATGATCTATAGAATCAAATTATTCGGGCTATTTAAGTTTCTTTGCGGTTGTTTGAGCTTGCTCCGCTAAACGTCCCATCCAAGTAGCTTAATAGCAATTGGACATTTTGCAATGCTTTATTATTAGGACAAAAAAgtgtttgaaaatgtttggtttccaaaagtttttaaaagctatcCATCCCTTGTTGTTGTGAAACCTGAGACAAACACCACGATAAACGGTTTTCAAAGTTGCTTTATTCTGCTTGGCAGAACCTTGCTTACGTCAGAGAGAAAGAGTATTCTATGCTTGAACGAGCAAAATAGTTTAGTTAAGAGATCAAGAAGTCACACCGAGGTTAACGAAAAGGCGTTTAAGGTTAAGCGATGCGTAGTGAGCAAAATTTGACGATTGTTAACGCACAAAGTCAGTTTTTATGCGCAGTGTCACTCACTAATGTGGTCAAACCCTTGAAGAAAAAATTGCCTCAATAACTCTGAGAAAGATTGTTAAGACTAAAATCCGACTAAAgtctaaaattgttttaaatagcTCAGTCGCGTTTCGATATATTTTTGTCTACTTTTGCCCTCAGTCTAGATCCCGACGCTGAAAGCAACGTTGGCCGAATAAACAGCTTTCCACACCGGCTGATAAATGTTAGTTGCTCCTGGCATGAATTGGTGATTGGACATTTGACTTTATATCGCAATGCAATGTCAGGTCTGTGCCATGGTAATGTGTCTGATAAGGTCTGGTGAGAGAAAGTGAATTGTTTTAGTTGAACCAGCGCTGAATCAAGTGGGAAGCAAGTTTATCACGTGATGGTAGGCCTGTTAATAATTTTGGTTACTAACAAGCTTAAGTGATtaagaagcaaaattttaatttttcttttcctaTGAAGCAATCGACTTCGTCGAAATGCGGATGCAGGAGGAGCACGAACCTGAACTTCGGAGGTTGGAGCCGCTCTCCTCCTTCGCAACCCGAGACACAACATTTCATGCAAAGGTTGTCTTTCACACAGACATCTTATAAAGTGTTCTACTGGCTATTGTGGTTTCGCAATCTGACGGAGGAAATTCTTTGCGCAACctaaacccggcgatgatcCGTCAGCACTCGAGCGACGGTTACCGAGCTTGCTgatgtgcaagttccgatttttacttttttattttttacataaGTTGAcactgaacagaagcaagtgCCAtgaatgccttgcccaagtaTATTACAACGGTATAGCGTCACCTGGTATCGAACTCGGACTGCGTTTCTACGGGCTAGGCACCTCGACCGCTCCCATGTTAAAGCGCAACTTTCTTTTTAGAAACCAATCGCAACGAAGCAAGAACCGGATTTACTTCGAGAATCGACCGAAGCTATTGAGGTGGTTCTCGCGCATCCAGTCAATGATCCACGAAAACCCGGGCATCCGGCCAAGTATTTGTGCGGTCATCACAGGATTCGTCATAATCGTCTTCACACTCATAGTTTTTGCAATACCGTTCGTAAGACGCTACCTTTCGTCATGGGTAACCCTGGGTCTTGTCGCTGCTGGGACGATTGTCGTCATCGGTGGCGTTTTGGGAGCTCTAAAGTTCATCTTTCTGCCCAAGATGTTGCACAAGAAACGCTTGCAGCAAAAAATCGCAAAAAAATGCGACAAAAAGTTTCCAGTTGGCGACAGCAAGGGTGTTTCTCTGAGAAATGACTGGTCACAGCACGAAGCAACACAAGTGGTGGGCGAAGAAAGCATTTTCCAGAACTCACAACGTTTTCGGCAAAAGGAAAATCTATTTTATTCGTCACCAGACGACATCATGAAGTCTGTAAGTGACCTGAAAGGTAGACGAAAACTTCCGGGGTCGCCCCGTACGTACGAGGGGAAGCCCCTTCACTCCAAACTAATCATCAAATCTGGGAGCTTTAGCATAAAAGGTCACAGCTCAGACAAAAGACAGACGAAATTCTTTTCGCCTCTAAGCGACTCTGGGAATCCCCTTCCTCTCATCAAAACATCACCTGTTCACGTGACCCGCCCGAAGAGTCCTCTCTGCAACTCGGTGCCAAATCTTCACGCAACGCCTTCCTTCGACGTCGATTATAATGCGGAGATCGAAGCTGATGCCCCGGAGCATGAACTGGTCCATGTTCCCCGCTCACAAGCGTCAAGACCGGACCATCGCCTGCATTCTCTTATATACGAGCGATGCAGTGACTCCTCACAAGACGATACAAAGGGCAACGACTTTGCAAAGTCACTTGCTGAGGCCAAAGTAAATGATTTATATGATGTTTATCACGATACTCTGCTTCTACGCGGGGTCACCAACTTAAGGTTTCAGTGCGACCGCGAGTTTCGTAAAGCGAGATAGGTTCTTATTCGCTGTGGAAATAATTTGTTCGGCCAAAATTCATACGAAGACTTGTAACTTGAGAATTTGCGTTGTGGATACTGTGCATTAAAACAGTTGGGGCTGGTTTGTTTCATCAAAGATTTCGGTCAAAATTAAGGAACCAAACTAAGCTGTCGTTTGAGTTGATTGTTGTCAATGCCAGTTGTTCCAAACCTTTCTACACCAGGggtaaagatttttaaaaaatggtcACGGGCCGGCAACAAACGATTGGAGTGAATAGAACAGATATTTCTAATCTTTATGTTAACCAAATTTGTCGTTGCGTAACATAacgcaagattttttcataaGCTATGTTTTTAAGAGGGAAAATTAGAACTAAACGGCAAAGAAATCAactcaaacaacaaaatgtcaatcgattttcatgcaaaataaatgttaGTGGGAAATTtgtattacaaaactttttgcaacctaGACGcagtttatgacgaaacaatcatACATGGCACAAAATCTAAGGCATTTCTAGGTCTTAGATCAgcttttattataaaacatttttgcggTTTTAACGATGACGAGATATGCCAgttataaggtacctgtatcaattaaggcccacctaacacttttttgaaaataactcaagaaccacaaatgagaatagactgaaaaatcgtattctattagtaagagtatatgactacaacatattaaaaccccAATACGTGAAAACCcaccaaaaaattttataaagaaattaaaaattccaaaaaatgggctaATAACAACAAATACTAACGATTTTCGGCAAACTGACCTTACTGTAAGTTTGATGATTTCATcataaaaacagtttttggGATAACGCATTGTGAAGTTGTTATAATTGGTAAAAATAGCTACTTTAGGGTTAAGCGTTTTGAGtttgttgtaatttaaaaaagttacttaGGGTTAGGGTCAAGACCAGCCGAGTTGGCGAGATTTAGAAAAAGTTacttagggttagggttaagacCATTTCGGTTGGCGAGGTTTGGAAAAAGTTacttagggttagggttaagacCATGCGGGTTGACGAGGAATGGAAAAAGTTacttagggttagggttgggGTGAAatcgcccttaaaattgaaggttagtatggtaggaaatggtgtctggacaagttctctgtggtggaattgttctctacgatATAAATTAAATCCAATTATAAAAAGGTCGGCAAACTACTGGGAATGAGTTCATCGATGGTCTCAGTGGCAAGGTCATTTGGCCCGATTGCGGCTGGTTTGCTGCAGGAGGTTTCTTTTGCTCTTCCTGCATCTTTTGCCACTTTCATCTCGATCATTGGGTTGTGGGTTTTTCACTCCAACGTTTATTGCTTGAAGCGGTCACAGGAATAAAATGTTAGTTGGCTAAGAGGTTGGAAACTGGACCATATTTAAGTGAAGGAATTGACGTAGCAACcgtttattaattattttcctTTGCGTGGGTAAATGTTTTCCATGTTTGGATGCATGCGAGTGGTTGTGTTTGGTGCAGTCTGattgatttattattttgtcatattttctttCCTGATCTTCTTAACTTTAAAAGGTTACAATTTGACCACCAAAGTTTATGAGCCTTTATTTTCTTACCTCctcattattttttgttttaatgttaaaTTAATTTCTCCACCATGTTGCATCGTGCTTGTAACTGTTTTCATTGCATCTGTCTGCTTAAATTTTATCCGACTGGGATTGACTGCATGACAGTcagcagtaggcctatattattCTAAATCAGGTGAAATATATTTACTATGCAGTGTTTGCCATATATGTCTTTCATACGTTACAACGTGATCGCATTTTACTTCAGTGTTTACATTAAGCCCATGTGGCTCTCcaaacaaggaaatttttacaTCCTGTCATTCTCGTCCTGCCTCGTGTGTACAACTTCTCAATTATAAGCATACTGGGAATTCGTATACGAGTACAAAGGCGActtcttgtttgtttactgTTGTTCACGATTTTCTATTTTATATGCGTTCTGGTTTATGGTATTTTTGAGTTACTGCATTGTAGTTTAATTGCAGTCTAATTCGGTAAAACTTATTGCTTTGGACGCTTCGTATTCAAGTTTTTGCTATTTTGCTATTCTAAATTTCCATATGATTAAGaaagcaaagtaaaatttgttcaCATCCTGCCCAGAAATATTGTAAAAGATTGGGAGTCTCTACCTGTAAACAAACAGGTCGCGTGTACCAGGTTTGTCGTTGCTTTTCCTGCAATTAAATGACATGAAACTGAAAAGAACCACGAACTTGTCCTCCCTTATAAATTACCTTGTGGACGCCATGCCTCTAAGTTTTATTTCACATGATTATGTGAGTTTCAAGTTACACCAATCGACAGTCCTTCG
Encoded here:
- the LOC143471327 gene encoding uncharacterized protein LOC143471327, yielding MQSTSSKCGCRRSTNLNFGGWSRSPPSQPETQHFMQRNQSQRSKNRIYFENRPKLLRWFSRIQSMIHENPGIRPSICAVITGFVIIVFTLIVFAIPFVRRYLSSWVTLGLVAAGTIVVIGGVLGALKFIFLPKMLHKKRLQQKIAKKCDKKFPVGDSKGVSLRNDWSQHEATQVVGEESIFQNSQRFRQKENLFYSSPDDIMKSVSDLKGRRKLPGSPRTYEGKPLHSKLIIKSGSFSIKGHSSDKRQTKFFSPLSDSGNPLPLIKTSPVHVTRPKSPLCNSVPNLHATPSFDVDYNAEIEADAPEHELVHVPRSQASRPDHRLHSLIYERCSDSSQDDTKGNDFAKSLAEAKVNDLYDVYHDTLLLRGVTNLRFQCDREFRKAR